AAGGCAGAAGCAGAATCGCAAAGTTCGTTGATCAGAAGATaggaaagcagcagcagcagaaacaacCTAAGAAATAGCATTCTTAGGGAAAAGGGAAGGCAAAAGGAAAGCAGGCAGACAAAAAGGGTTAAGGACCAAACCAAATCTAAAGACCTAGCTAACACAGACTGCTAACATGTGAGGCAAAACAGAAAAAGCCACCACTGTCTCGAAGTATAAGGATGAGTAGCTTGAGCAAGGCTGCCAAGGCCAAAACCACAGGCTTCAGGGTCCCAACACCAAATACAGAACCAAGTGAATCCACATCCTCACGTATCTGCTTAAAGCCGTTCCACAAGAATAAAAAAGCGCAAGACCGCTGCTCGATGTATTCGAGTTTTATTGTCATCTGCAATAAGAGCCCTGAACAACACAATCAACTATGTGCGTATGGCGCTGCCTCTTGTCCATATGCTAGGGGAGCACCAGAACAAACAGAACCTTCTACCAGTAAATAGGGGCACTGCCCAAGAACACCTGAAAGAAAGAATGCACTTCTTGCCAATCAAGCATGTGGTTGATCAACAAAACCCATATGAAGCCCCAAGGGATTGTCAGCCCCAAGGACGAATCCGGAACCTCACAATGTAGTCATTGtgaaacctgcccgaaacgctttgcgtaatagtggctttagactttgtatatactagctctatctataaatccatcaatgcttGTACTGTACCTCACCTTGTAtgaatgtactttacctgaataaacatttgatttgatttttttttcataAGCTGTGGCCAACTCGAAAGAGACTAGGTCCATCAATGAAACGAGGCCCAAACTCAGCAGGAGGTACCAAAAGAAatccacatgaaccacacacggtGAAACACAGGAAGACTGAAACCTTTGGAAAAAGGACGACTACGAGGCGCTGAACAGCACACGGAATAAAACCCAGTGGGGAGCTGCCAAGTGATTATATTTATACATGGAAGGGAATAAGAGAAATTCTTCCCCTGCAGCAAGAGATCCTCTACTGAAGAAACCAAGGTTCAAGAAGGATTAAAGGGCACCCAAGGACCCTCTGCGGGCTTCCCCCACCCAAGCCTTGGAAGCCTGCTATGAAGGTTCCAGTACAGAGTCGAGGTTTTATGAGAGGGTGATAGTAACAATCCCCAGCACCCTGTGCCCTTATTATAgggaggccaggttctgactctggTTCCCAGTAGACCATACAGGATTCCTATGGAGCTGGTATCATAAGATAGCTACAGGGAGGCAACTTTCAGCTCCTCCATAAAAAATGTGATTTGATGGAAATTATATGATGAACTAATAATCTAGATTCACCACAaccccctctttttttttttaagaattccagagaagaaATTTCGTCCGTTGTTTAATGGGATCATTGTGTTTTTGAAGCCTTGGGTATTGTTAAAATGTTTATCATGTTGATTAGTTGCTGCTGTACATTATATTTGTAATGTTTTAACACCAGTTTTGGTGAAGTgcctataaaataaatatatgtttaatattaatgtcaTTTACTTTTTATTCCTGCGAGTGGTTGTCATAGGGGCCTCAGCACACTGCTTTGCCTAGGGGCCCATAATGCTGCAAAAACAGCCCTGaaatggtgtacaggttcccgagccaattgggctctaatTATGACTACTgttaatttgaaactgtatagaatttgcctccaccacatcacttcctaatgcattccatgtgttggctgctctgacactggaaaaatctttctaatgtccctgtggctcatttggctaccaaggttccacccgtgtccccttgttcatgtacatACCATCCTTGCAAAATTGTTCGTCTATCCTGTCCAtgcatgagaattttgtaggtggtaatcatgtctactCCTAATACACTTCTTCCAGTGATGTCAAGTTTAATTCCACTAGTCTTTCCTCATACCTCTCAACACagcctagtctggtggcatacctcttatCTTTCCATAACTTCAAATTGTTTTACTAGATATAGACTCTAcactggagccacatactccaggactggtctgacatatgtggtataaaggTTCAGAATGAtcaacacaagtttctaaatacttgtagttcttatgttggccaacctagcatatgccaccaatatccttttgatgtgggtttcaTGGAACAGTTAAATCTGATATCAACATAAGTCACAAAGACAATTCTTTTTTAGCAAATATGAAAAATTGCAATAAGTTTACACACAAGATCATATAAAGGCCACTCTCACAGACAAAAATTAATGTTTGCTGCCTGAAAGCTTGCACataatatatttttgttatatGGCCAGGCACTTGAAGTTATTGATAAAAGGATCAACACAAACCGACAAAACTTTAATTgaaaactttaattgttaaatttccaactgtatatatatactgtatatatacagtataaagtATTTGAAAGCGCTATAAATTACTGTACATCTTTATGAATTATCCATTTAAAGCAAAAATACTATACTACTATACACCAAATCTTTTGCTTTAATTTAAGCATAAATGTTTGACAATAAAGCAACTGGGTTTacaatatatttaaataaaatatacaaACTTAAACGTGCACCATATGAAATAATACACAAGAAACATTTCACAATTTACTAACAATTTTTTCATGGAAAAACAAACTTAGTTTATTAATTTTGCATCAtgcatattgtatattattatacTTATTTAACCAATGCACTATTAAGCATACATTCTAATTCTTAGCTAATTATTTACATTTCACATTCATCTTTTAATGCCTGTTCCTCAACAGCAGTTGCTGCTTCAGCAAATTCTTCATCGCAATCAATCTCGTGTACATATAGGTTTTCCATTTTAGGCGTCTTTGAATGGTTTTGAGACATACTAATGTCTATTGTAGAAGCCTGAGATAACTCTTCAAAATACGAACTACCAGGTGTTGAAATAAGAGAGAGAGCATCCCATGGATTGCTTTTTTGAGAGAGATTGCTTTTTTGAGAAAGATTGCTTTTTTGAGAGAGATTGCTTTTTTGAGAGAGATTGCTTTTAGAGCTTTCTTGGGATTCTTTAAGACTGCCAGATGAACTAGATATCTGGTCAATATTATCCCACTTCTCAAAAGCTTCTACAGCACCCACAAGTACCTCATCTGACACATCGTTCTCATCCGCTTGAATTGTTTCTGTTGACAGCAACCCatcctctctctcactgctcgtgTCACGAGCACTTTGAACCCAATCCATCATTTCGTGATCAGTCATACTTCGCCAGAAAACTGTGTGTTCAGGCAATGGCCAGGCACGAGACCTAAAACCGTAACAATCAGGGTCATGACACTTTTGGTAGTATGTAGCAGTCTTCAGATTGACAACATACATAATTCCATTACTTTTATGCTCACGTTTAATGTTATAACAAAACCTGTTGAGACCTATTTCGTAGACCAACACTTCACCCTGTGAAAAGTAATACCAACACCGTATATAGCCCGGATTTACTATTCCCTGAATGTAGCTGTCAATTTCTGGGTATGGAGAGTGATTGAAACCTTCAATATCAGACCCAGAACGCTCGTTATTATACTTATCACAGATTCTCGATCTTATTTTATGGCAATTTTCCCCATAACTTAGAACTTTGCAGCTATTTTCTACCAGAGTTACAAGAGAATCTAGAAAGAATTGCTCATCCTCAGGAATTTCAGAACTGTGACTTGGAACATATTCATTTTCTTGAGCAATAATTAAGGGAGAATTTTTTCCAAGCTTGGTAGATTTGTATATTCTGAAATTTCTGTTTTTGGTGTAGACTCCTTCATCACAAAACAGAACTTTAGTGTTCTTTGAGTCCAGAACAAAGAGATTCCTAATATCACCCAAAGTAACATCaggaatcatcatcatcatctgttCTTCCTTATCCCAGTCTCTgagtttattgcatatcatcacaaCAAAATTCCCAACATCAACATTAGTAGCAAAAGCAACATTTGGAAGATTAAAAATCAAGTGACGACTAAATTTCTTTAAAGTACTACTACTTAAATCCAAAATATATTTTCTACTGTACTCAATACCAAACTCTTTATCCAGAAAAAAACAAACAATCCTGATGAAAGTATTGGTCATGGAAACCCCATTTCTATCAGGATTGTAAGCAACTAGAAACTCAAGATCAAAATAAAGTTTACATACAGAGTTCTCTTGAATAACTTCATACGAGCATCTCTGATTAGGGTGTCGGCCACAATGTCGAATCCACATTAAGGAAGGATGAGCAACAACAAAATTTCTTTTACCACCTTCACCAACTGCATCTCCTTCAAAAGAAAATACCATAAGCCCTTCTCCTTGTACTTGTGCAAACCTAATTGCTTCTGCTTGACGTGAAAATATTTTccaggtggctggtggtccaagaATCCCTGGACAATATTCATTAGGCAATGGACTCTGTTCCATGTACTTAGCAGCTTTTGCCACACGAAGAAGTTGATCTCTAAATTTGCTGTCGCATGTTGTTCTTGCTTTTCCATAGAACCCAACAGTGCTGAATGTGGTGATTACGGCTTCTCTTGTGTTTTTCTCCATTCCTCATGTTTGTTAAATTATTTCCAACGTAAAAGTGCTATTGTAGTAACCACAGTACTGTACAGCAATTCCTTTGCTTCCTGTAATTAAAAAGATTAATGTTAAAACCATCAAATTCCCTAGTTAAAGCATTTTATCACAAGGGCTCtgatatttatatactgtatgtcCTAAAATTCTGAAGCTTTAAAAGCATTAGCAAAACAATTATATTAATTGAAAAGTTCTCTCAATGGGACAAAACCTTTACAAATACAGGAAGCAGCAGAAAAATGGTAAATTTCATAAAAATAtgcttttattttttaagaatgtATTAATGCATCATGTAACGAACCGCCTAACTCTGGACAGCACCCCAGTAGCTTTCCATAGTTTATGACACCGGCACCTTAAGCCCATGATAGCGATACCCCCTCGTGAACCAacgcatcctccgaattgacagtacggtttaataccaagtaaaataagtacaatttctgactgctaggaatagtacataattgcacttgtgCCACTACATTTACCCCCCCATATTCAGAGGATGGGCTGCGTGAACAGGCACCCTGAGAACCACGAGGCAAGCTAAAAAGGTTTAAAACCATTATGGCATTTGCCAGGAAATCCTGAGCATCTTGGCCCTCTCCAACAACAACCGGGAAATACTTTAACCTGGAATTCGACCCCAAGCTTTGGACCAACAAGGAAATATACATGAAGAAGGAAAGCGATGCAAGATCTCCCATAGCTCACAATATGTGCTCCATTTCGGCCAACTGCAAACTAAAGAGAATCGGAAATAAATGAGTGGGAACAAAGCGAGAAGGCCAAAAGCATCCCCGCCCCAAAAACCTATGGCCAAACTGACACCCTGGACAGTACAACCACtaggacccaaacacacacagcagGTCTACAACAAAGCATTCCAAGTACTGTACCTGTGGCCAAAGTTGAGAGCATCACAACCAAGGACAGACTACTGGACATGCCCTGCATGGTAAAGGGTTCGAAGAGAAAACCACTCCTAAGCAAAACAGTTCTGTCCACAGGATGAGAGAAAGCTAAACTGAAACTCTCCCACACAAGCATACAGTAATGGCCCCAAAGAGGAAAAAATACCAGGCCCAGCTGAAAGTTTTGATTGAAGCAACATAAGCTACCATCAGGAAATGAAAATCCCCTCGGAATACATAGGAAAGCTGTATGCAGCACAAATCTCTGAACTGGGTGGGTGTCATAGCAAACTAACCAGCAGGGACAACCAAGTTAACTAACCCTCATGCAAGGTCATCGGAAGGTCCGCCCAAACCAACTCCTTGGGTGGAACTGCCAGGCATAATAGAATGTGAAAATGGCTCCAAAACATAAAACCCACACACTTTGAGACAAGAGGTATGAAGGGTCAAGAGAATAAAGAAAGACCCATAGTACAGCTCAAATGCAAACCTGCAGCAAGGGTGGGCTCTGAACTAGATAGGGAAGACAACATGACCCCCACAAGCAGAGAAAGCAAGGTATATAAACCTCCCTGAAGCACAGGAAAACAGATCAACCGCAACACATCTATGAACAGAACAGCCAGAGAATGAATATAGGGCATGAGGAGCCATTTAATGGAAATGAACAATATGACCAAGTATACACCTGGTCAAAGGTGCATGCTGTCACTTAttcataataattataatactgtAACATATCAGGGCCATCTTAACAGCATTATGGgcacctgggcaaaccagtgtgccccctaagacaaccactcacaggaataAAAAGTGAATGGTTGATAATATTAAACATACGGTATTTATTTTATCGACACCATCAAAACTGGTGTTAAAACATTAAAAGCATACTGTAGAGCACCAATTAATCAACAAATTTTTGAACAATACACAAGGCTTGAAAAACAATAATACTCGGTAAGCTACACATTAGACggcacagtatgaaattactacAAACATCTTGTTATAACAAGCATATGCGGCATTTCTTTTCAGAGAATTGTCTTGTTACTGGCTTGAAGTCAATGGTCTCCAGGATGTCATTTTCCATCAACATGGGTGAAAGCTAGTTCAAACAATGCTGCCCCATTATGCTACAAAGCAGAATTTGAACAAACTTCAGTCTTGAAAAAGAATATTCTCTTGTACAGGAGAATGTTCATGCACATGAAAACTCCAGTGCAATTTCAATATTCGGGTATACAGATTTCAAATTGTCCAAAATTATTTTTGTATACAATGCATGGAGAGtcaatttttatcaagagctatgTAGTAGTcaagatctatcttgaggttatctcgagatgatttcgaggcagcgtcccagcggcctggtccttgaccaggcctccttttagttatacacccccaggaagcagcccgtagcagctgtaactcccgggtacctatttactgctaggttacaggggcatcagggtgaaagaaacactgctcatttgtttccgcctctaccaggaattgaacccggaacctcaacgaatctgaagcgatgtctactcagctgtcaagccCCGCGAGATGCTCACGTTCATTTAAAAGGTCATCATAATTCAGGTCTTTGATAAATATTAGCCAGATGTTCACACTTTCTTTAGTGCATCAGAAGCAATGGTTTTTAATTTACTGAAGAAGAAAAACAGATTTTCAATCTGTGACTAAGCCTCTGCACGTTTTGTCAAATCAAAGATAAGTGTCCAGAATAGGGAAGAAAGTTTCCACCTTGAATTTttccattttaacgagaaaattcCTTTTCTCTTCAGCTGATCCATCATATCTACTAAGACGCACACTTTGTTTTCGTTCCCGTTTTTTCCCATTATTGTAATCTGTATCTGAACATATACTCCTGGCTTTGAATTCATATTCACTTAATTTGTCTCTAATTTTCTGAAGATATGTTTTCATAGACATATGAAAACTTAAGACTTAAAAGATTCATGGCAACAAGGATGTTCATATCATTTGATTGCAGGATCTTGTGTTTTGTTCATTCATTCTAGCATGTCATTCCAAAAAACACTGTGCGAGTTTATACACTATGTGCGAGTTTGAAAGTTTGCCATCATGAATCTAACTTGAGAGCCCACCACAAATCCAGTAATCTACTGTGTTAGTATAATTAATGTGCCATAGCCCCAGATCTGCCTCTTGGATTGCCAACTCCTTACCTGAAAATATATCTTAAATATTTAGTCCCATACCAGGATGAAGGGTTACATTATACAAGTGTGCATGCAACAAGTCCCAAATATTTAAAAATTCTGCTTCAATAatgaacatgctcggggtctccaCGAGTATAGGACAAGTGCCCATCAGGCTCATGTGGTAAGACAGCTCTGAATATAATACATTGTTAtgcgggacaggaagccagagtgtattcatatacGGTAGACTTGTGCTGGGGTCCCCCCCACCTtaaaggccgaattactgaccccgcccaggatgcaaccccacaacaagctgactaactcctgagtacctactcactgctaggtgaacataggcattgggtgaaaggaaatgtgcccaaccacttctgtcccTCCCAGGATTCGATCCGGGAATTCTTGATTGCTTGTCGAGaacaaacccaactgtactactagaCCCGGGACTTTAATATAACCTGGGACTAGGCACCAACACATTGAATCAGCCATTCACTGCCACCTCCCAGGAAACAGCTTGCAATGTCATCCAAAGCAACTGGGATGCAAGGCATGGCCTCTCATACAACTTATCGTCcaagatgcagatgctcaagaggaaGGAACAGGCAAAACAGAGCTGCAGCCATAACATACAACACACCCAAGGAAAAAATGGCCCCTGGGACCCAGCATAAAAGAGTTGAGGAGGTATAATGGATGACCATCTGCGAGGAAGAATATACCACAGAAAATCATGAAAAGCCAGGAAAATTAGCGCGTCCCAACTAGTAGAAATGAAGATATGAAAAACCCTCGTGGAAGCACAGAATAGGATAAGCCAAACAAATTGTTGACAGGTTGATCAAGTTCAAGAGAATGAGGACATATCAACCACAAACAGACCTCACTCCAGCAACCAAGTTTCAGAGCACTACCTAGAATCAAGTGAAATCTCAAGGGGAAACCCCCCCCTTCCATCAAGAAGGAACCAAAATCTCTGAAGTTAAAATTGGGTGGTTAAAGGTCTTTGCTCTTGGTTCCTGGGAAGGGTGCCATGAACAAAACCAAAGGACCATAGAGCAAGAAACATTAGAAGGTaataacaacccgtcctcgactgaagtccattacattcagtggtcaaccccacagacgcattcataaattttaacatgctgttcattcaaaacgggaattttcgcaagtataaattaatattataatatattagcatattgtgtatatataggcataggataggttaggttaggtgtttaggttctgttggcaattatttgtatttatagtacgtgtgtgaagcatttatagcgtgatggttcgaacaaaattcgtcagtgaagcacttgttccggatatgttcgaacgtcagcagttgtgagtcgtgtgtcgcttttcattcataaacagggggtttggcgggtgcatggaatcacttttggatctttgtttggaggacgggctgtactgtacagtgttgtggttcgaacaaaattcgtcagtgaagcacttgttccggaagtgttcgaacgaaatcagttgcgagtcatgtgtaaaccatttttcattcataaacaggggatttGACGGGTGCATGGAATAACTTGGGTCTTTTGTTATTAACCTTGTCCTCCAAACAATCATACATGCTCATGAAACTTTACAATGACCCCTAACATGCCAGACACACTAAAATGTCTGCCGTTACTTAGCTGAAGCAAGCATCAGTTCCCAGGAAGAGCAATGGTGACCTGGGATGCCACACCCACCACTTTGTGGCAGGTGGAAAAATTTATGGGGAAAAATTCTTACTAGTTTGCAGAATTTTACTTGGGAGGAAGCTTGGGTTGTTGTGCAACACTAACATTTTTAAGGGCAGTTAATCTTTGAATAATCTAACACTTGGATCTCCATTAGTGCTTGATTGGCAGAGACTGTCTCAGAGCCCTAGTATGTCTACCATGGTCCTAATGTTCTAGTGTCATAAGCTACAGGGAGCTACTGAAGGTATGAAACAAAAAATTTAGGAAGGTTtgactttataaaaaaaaaaaatcttaaaaacTATTTTGCGGTTTCTTGGGGCAAAGTTTACCACTTACAAAAGTTTTTGTACATATATATTGGATATACAGTACCATTAAAGCCACCTCCAATCACAATGTCAAGAGTAAATACGACAGAACATTAATGCCCTACAACACAGTGGTCAGAGCAGTCAGCTCACAACTGAATGGGATCAAGATTGATCCATTGTTTTGTTAAGATATTATAATCTGCCTTACAAACCACTTCATATTTCTGGAAACAGTAACCAGCAGTTCAGGAAAGATTTCTCACAGGTGTAGGACTTTTCTTCCATTTCCATTTCATTTTAGAAAAGTCCATTTCTCATGGACTTTTCTAAAGCTTTAatattattcatatgaaagactggGATCGAAATTACAAGAACATTCAAAAAAGGGTACAATACTAAAATGGTTAAACAAAAGAAAGCACAGGGTTGTATGTTTTCTTTGGTTAACCATTTAATTTTTAAGTCTATCAATGAAAATGCATTGatggacttgggggggggggggatccccaCTAATGATTTGTCATTTTTTCCAAGGATTTAAATCGCGACTGGAAAAATGTAGCGAGTAGGGTACTACAATGTTCCAGCTTGAGGCCAATCCTTTTTGTCATTTACAGTACCCGAATTTACCCGAGGGTCACTATTTttctagtgacctcgacgaggacaggaagttggcgacttgtcaaaggtccaccccatttgtcctgattttttcaagctggattttaaaattcagtGTTTTAGCATTTACAGCTTCAGTGTGTAGGCAGTTTCATGAGTTTATAACACTATGTgtcaaaatta
This genomic window from Procambarus clarkii isolate CNS0578487 chromosome 1, FALCON_Pclarkii_2.0, whole genome shotgun sequence contains:
- the LOC123762936 gene encoding DNA-directed primase/polymerase protein-like; this translates as MEKNTREAVITTFSTVGFYGKARTTCDSKFRDQLLRVAKAAKYMEQSPLPNEYCPGILGPPATWKIFSRQAEAIRFAQVQGEGLMVFSFEGDAVGEGGKRNFVVAHPSLMWIRHCGRHPNQRCSYEVIQENSVCKLYFDLEFLVAYNPDRNGVSMTNTFIRIVCFFLDKEFGIEYSRKYILDLSSSTLKKFSRHLIFNLPNVAFATNVDVGNFVVMICNKLRDWDKEEQMMMMIPDVTLGDIRNLFVLDSKNTKVLFCDEGVYTKNRNFRIYKSTKLGKNSPLIIAQENEYVPSHSSEIPEDEQFFLDSLVTLVENSCKVLSYGENCHKIRSRICDKYNNERSGSDIEGFNHSPYPEIDSYIQGIVNPGYIRCWYYFSQGEVLVYEIGLNRFCYNIKREHKSNGIMYVVNLKTATYYQKCHDPDCYGFRSRAWPLPEHTVFWRSMTDHEMMDWVQSARDTSSEREDGLLSTETIQADENDVSDEVLVGAVEAFEKWDNIDQISSSSGSLKESQESSKSNLSQKSNLSQKSNLSQKSNLSQKSNPWDALSLISTPGSSYFEELSQASTIDISMSQNHSKTPKMENLYVHEIDCDEEFAEAATAVEEQALKDECEM